GTTAGCCGCAGCTAAATTTATTGAATCTAAAACCACCGATCGGGTGGAATATGTAAATTATTTGGTGGTGTATGGATTAACCTGGCGACTAGACTTAGACGCACGAGACCAGGAAGTATTTTTGATGATTAAGCAGATGGCACAGGCAGTAATGCCGTGGGCAGCTGTGGCATATCTTTCAAATCGGACGTTTACTGAAGCATTAACTAAAGATTCAACTGTTAATTTAACGCAGCTGATATATAGTATTGTGGGAACCGAAAGTGCAAACGAAGTTTATCTGTGTCGTAATCGGGATTTTTTTGGTAGCCGGTTGTTACAGGCATACAATTCGGCAACAAAAGTATGTTACGGCGACGGGCTTGGTATTTACCACGATCAAGATGTTGTGACACACGAGTATTACCGAGAAAGCATTATGCAAAGTCTGGTTACCTTCCGTTGGTGGCGGCTGCTTAAATTGCTGATTCGCTGGGTTGACGTGTCATTAATCGATCGTGAACGCTTCCAAAATTTAACTTCCGGTTATCCGATTTTAAACAAAGCAAAGATTCGGCCGTATTATCGCTATGCGTTTGATTTTGGGTGCTATCTTTTCCCCGATGGCATGGGGTTTGGTTCCGGGGACACTATTAGAAAATATCAATTGTCGCCAGATATCTTTGTGAAACTTATTGATATGATAGCCCAGTCATTTGATTATAGTTTTTTGGCGGATCTAAAAAATAAAATGATTGGCCGCAATGTGGTAGTATTCTTGTTGACTGATTTTTCGCCCGGCCGAGAGCTTCAGCTGGCAGACGAAATCGCTGCTTATGGGGAATTTCTAGATAAAAAAGTTGATAAAAAGTCTTTGGTGCTGCTTAAGGTTCACCCAAAGACTGAGCAGTATAAAATTGATAAGCTAAAAACGTTTTTTATGCAAAAACACCCGGATGTTATGATGATTGATTACCGGCAATTTTTATATATGCCGTTTGAAATAGTATTTCAGGCCTTGTTTGCAGATTTGTTGGCTCAAAAAAAATGTAGAGTGCAGCTAGTTGCTTTCCGTACTTCAACGTTGGGAGTAGCAAAAATTTTTGGTGTTTCTTCGGCCATCGGCTTTGGCTCACAATTGGTGTTAAAATATTTTAACAAATCAAATATTTTGCATCGTCTGTGGGAAGAACACCTTACGAAAAAAGCCCTCCAAAAGATTATGGAGTCACGGTAAATTGGCCCACTTTTAAGCTAAAGGGTAAATATGCCGTCTTTGTAGATGGTTTTTTGTTTGCCATTTTTGAGAGTGGCAATTACCTCTCGCTTGGCTGTTGAGATAATGTCGGTGTGGACAGTGCTGTCATTAAAGCCTAAACGTTTCCAGCCGGCTTTAGTGACTTTAGCCGCCGCACCGTCGTACGCATCGTGGTACGACGCCCCGAGCGCAATGTGAGTGTTGCCGTGCGGGCCGCCGATGTTTTCATCAAACAAAGTTTCGGCCATAAATTTAGTGATATGAGAAAATCGTTTGTCGGTTAGTGAAAACTCCCCCACCTTATCGGCATTGGGAGTGGCGATCATGTTTTTTAAGAGTAACTCATTTTTTTTCGCCTTGCTTTTAATGACGTGGCCGTTTTTGAATTCCAGTTCAATGCCCGTAATTAAGTTGCCGTAGCGGTAGAGCGGTTGGTTAAATTTAATCCAGCCATTAGTTCCTCGCCAATCCGGCGAGGTAAAAATTTCAAAACTTGGAATGTTGTTTCCACGTCCTCCGAGGAAGCGGCGTTGGTCACCGATTGTGATATGTAAATCCGTATCCGGACCGACAACATGAACTTTTTTGATTTGTAATTTGTTTAGTTTATTGATGGTAACTTGAATTTGTCCGGCGACGGCCTGCCATTTTTTGACTGGTGCGCCGTCGGTCAAAAAGCAGGCCTTGATAATTTGCTGCCAGTATTCTTCTAGGCTTAATCCGGCTTCGTCCGCCATCGCCTGGGTACCATAGAGCCCAAGCGTCCATGAAAACTTACCTTCGTTTTCTTTTCGTCGTCGCCAGTCTAGGTATGGCTTAAACGCCAGACCGCGCTGCATAATTTTTTGTGGATCAACTCCTTTAAGAGCGTGTTTGTCCGTTTCGGCGATAATGTAGATCATGTGATCAACCTGGTTGATGAGTCCGCGCATGTATTGTTTGGGGAAAAACGTCAACTGTTGATCGTTGGCCAGAACATAAAATTCCTTTTCAAATGGATAATCTTTGTCGGAATCAGGCCGGTAATCGGTAATCACATGCCCGCCGGATTTCAACACCGCGCGGCGAATTGCCATGAGCAGTGGCTTGGCGGCTTCGCTGATCGTTAAATAGGCTGTCTCGTTTGGCCTAATCCCCTGGCCTTGATTGAGGGCAAAATTCACCAAGACGTCAGCGTAATTTTCTAAAATTTTGTTTGATGGTGTGTAGATCGTGTGTTTCATAGTATTGGTATTATAGCAGTAGATTATCGGCTTGACTATTGGGTTAAAATATGCAAGAATAAAGCAACCTTACCTATCTATTGATAAATAAGGAATAGTCGACGCTCGCGGCTCCGGCGATAAAATGGAGCCATTATTAATTCACTAGGTATTTTTTTATACCCTAAAAATATTACCCTATGCTAAAAATTAGATTAGCCCGCGTGGGCAAGAAGAAACGACCGGCCTATCGATTTATCGTTTCAGAAAGCGCCCGCGACACCTACGGCAAAGCTTTGGAAATTCTTGGGCACTATAACCCCTTTACCAAAGTAACCGAGGTTAAAAAGGACCGCATTCTCCACTGGATCAGTAAAGGTGCTCAGCTTTCGCCAACGGTTCACAATATGTTGATTGATCAGAACGTGATCAAGGCCGAAAAAGTTAAGGCGTCAAAATCAAAGAAGAAAGGCGCTGACGCAGAAAGCACTGCCGCCCCGGCGGCAGCTGAAAAACCGGCTGAGACGCCCGCGGCAACTGAAGAAAAAAAGGAAGAAACTCCGGCCGCCTCATAAAAACATAGTTTACGAATATAGTGTTAAGCACCTCCGACCAGTAATCGTCGGAGGTGCTTTGATTTGGCGGTGAATTTGACATTTGTCGGTACTTTGCTACGATAGTGATATGAAATTCAACCTATTAATGAAATCTTGTCAGTCATCATCATTGTCATCAGGCCTCTCAAATTCTGGGGGAAGGTTGGTTTTTACCTAAATATAAAAGCAATTTAGTTAGCAATCAGCCTTTCACCTGTTGAGAGGCTGATTTTTTAGCGTCAGAAGCTCTTTTCACTTGTTATCTAACGTTAAGGAGGGTGGTTTGATGAAAGCGTTATTGCTGGATGGTCTTGACGGTGTTGCCGCCAACATTTTTGAAGCCGCGGGCATTGAAGTGACGCTGGCCAAAACAATTGACCGGCCGGATTTGCTTCGGCAGGTCGGCGCTTACCATTTTTTGGGAGTTCGCGGTGCGACGAAAATTGACCGTGAATTGCTGGATGCGGCCACCACCTTAGTGGCGGTTGGTCGTGGCGGTGCCGGTATGAACGGCATTGATGTTGACTACGCGACGCAGCGGGGTGTAGTGGCGTTTAATACGCCCGGCGCCAACGCTGAGTCGGTGGCTGAATGTGTAATTGGGGTAATACTTGACGCCTTACACCGGTTGCACAAGGGGTCAACCGGCATGGCGCAGCACACTTGGCTCAAGAAACAGTGCAATGGCAATTCGCTTCGTGGCCGAACCGTCGGCGTTGTCGGTTTCGGCTATGTCGGCAAGTGGCTGGCCCGGTTGTTGGAACCGTTTGGCGTTCGGGTTTTGTCTTATGACATCAATCCGACAGCTGAACTGCCTTGGGTACCGTTTGTGCCGCTGCCGGCACTGCTGGCTGAGTCTGATGTCGTCAGTTTGCATTTGCCGCTGACTTCATCAACCCGCGGCCTGGTCAATGCCGACTTTCTAAATCAGCTTAAACCCGGCGCGTTACTGGTGAATTTCGCCCGCGGTGAGCTGATTGACGAAGCAGCTGTGGTGGCGGCACTGGCCACTAATCAACTGTTTGGCTACGCCACCGACGTATACCCTCAGGAACCGCCAACTGCTGAATACTATGCGGCTAGTCCGTTGTTTAGCCGGCCCGAGCTTTTTACCGATGGTCGACTGATTATGACGCCGCATCTCGCAGCCAGTAGCGAAGAAGCACAGCAAACAGTTTCAGAAGCATTGGCCAAGCGCGCCGTCGCCTACCTGAAGGAAGGCAAAATCCCCTGGGGTGCTAATTTCCCGATTTTCTACCTAGCGAGCGTGGCTGATGCGCGGCTGATTGTTTTTCATCCCGACGAGCAAGGGATGGAAGCAGCGGTCCTGGGAGAGGTTAAGGGGTTTGCCAACATCGCCGCCAGCATTAATCAGCGCGTCGCACCGGGCGGCGTTGCCTATACCGTGATTGATGTTGACGGTGCACTTTCTCGTGAACTGATTAATCGGGTCAAGCATCTTCCCGGCGTTATTGCTGTTCATTGTGCTTAAGGGCATTACGGCTTGTTAATTTGATTAGCAAGCCGTTTTTATATTGTTACTAATCACGTTGACAAATCAAATATTTATGCTATAATAGGTATGTTCCTTTCTTAATCCAAGGAACTTTACCAGACTGTTTTTCGACAACCATCTTGGTTGTTTGTAAGGTCGGCAGTACTGGTTGCTATCGAAGTAATCGTTTTGTTGGTTAATGCTAATAAAACGAGGAACGAAATCTTGATATATGGCTGAAAAGTATTCCGATCAAGAGTTTGTCGAATACGTTGTTAGAGCGATTGTCGCTAATCCTAACGACGTCAAGACAGAGCGCAGCGTTGATGAGATGGGTGTGTTAATCACCCTTCATCTTAACCCAGCTGATATGGGTTATGTTATTGGCCGACAGGGCCAAACAGCTCGTGCTATTCGAACCCTGCTTAAAATTGTAGGTGCTAAGAATAACGCCCGA
This region of Candidatus Buchananbacteria bacterium genomic DNA includes:
- a CDS encoding KH domain-containing protein, coding for MAEKYSDQEFVEYVVRAIVANPNDVKTERSVDEMGVLITLHLNPADMGYVIGRQGQTARAIRTLLKIVGAKNNARVNLKIHEPEGSRRSSRSADADTSVVDDLKI
- the rpsP gene encoding 30S ribosomal protein S16, translating into MLKIRLARVGKKKRPAYRFIVSESARDTYGKALEILGHYNPFTKVTEVKKDRILHWISKGAQLSPTVHNMLIDQNVIKAEKVKASKSKKKGADAESTAAPAAAEKPAETPAATEEKKEETPAAS
- a CDS encoding aminopeptidase codes for the protein MKHTIYTPSNKILENYADVLVNFALNQGQGIRPNETAYLTISEAAKPLLMAIRRAVLKSGGHVITDYRPDSDKDYPFEKEFYVLANDQQLTFFPKQYMRGLINQVDHMIYIIAETDKHALKGVDPQKIMQRGLAFKPYLDWRRRKENEGKFSWTLGLYGTQAMADEAGLSLEEYWQQIIKACFLTDGAPVKKWQAVAGQIQVTINKLNKLQIKKVHVVGPDTDLHITIGDQRRFLGGRGNNIPSFEIFTSPDWRGTNGWIKFNQPLYRYGNLITGIELEFKNGHVIKSKAKKNELLLKNMIATPNADKVGEFSLTDKRFSHITKFMAETLFDENIGGPHGNTHIALGASYHDAYDGAAAKVTKAGWKRLGFNDSTVHTDIISTAKREVIATLKNGKQKTIYKDGIFTL
- a CDS encoding 3-deoxy-manno-octulosonate cytidylyltransferase, which produces MKLKKKLKIIAVIPARYQSSRLPGKPLALIDGKPMIQWVYERTKAFIDFEDVIVATDDRRIFDTVSAFGGKVEMTSPGHLTGTDRVAEVAARHPDADVVVNVQGDHPFVDNSLFERLIAPYFMYNPPAVVTLASPLVLSDFTNDNVVKIVCDNRGRAISLTRTLISTDQYRASRHIGLYAFRAKSLRIYTTLKQKPLELERHIEILRFLEYGYPVLAIRVEDAGLAVDTPHDLIAANDFAKQVKTKTIKRIICCQSTHGLLAALAAAKFIESKTTDRVEYVNYLVVYGLTWRLDLDARDQEVFLMIKQMAQAVMPWAAVAYLSNRTFTEALTKDSTVNLTQLIYSIVGTESANEVYLCRNRDFFGSRLLQAYNSATKVCYGDGLGIYHDQDVVTHEYYRESIMQSLVTFRWWRLLKLLIRWVDVSLIDRERFQNLTSGYPILNKAKIRPYYRYAFDFGCYLFPDGMGFGSGDTIRKYQLSPDIFVKLIDMIAQSFDYSFLADLKNKMIGRNVVVFLLTDFSPGRELQLADEIAAYGEFLDKKVDKKSLVLLKVHPKTEQYKIDKLKTFFMQKHPDVMMIDYRQFLYMPFEIVFQALFADLLAQKKCRVQLVAFRTSTLGVAKIFGVSSAIGFGSQLVLKYFNKSNILHRLWEEHLTKKALQKIMESR